From a single Bacillus gobiensis genomic region:
- a CDS encoding Glu/Leu/Phe/Val family dehydrogenase codes for MVTVQNTGQAEEDQDDVLKSTQTVIHKALNKLGYPDEMYELLKEPLRLLTVKIPVRMDDGSVKIFTGYRAQHNDAVGPTKGGIRFHPNVTEKEVKALSIWMSLKCGIVDLPYGGGKGGIVCDPRDMSFRELERLSRGYVRAISQIVGPTKDVPAPDVFTNSQIMAWMMDEYSRIDEFNSPGFITGKPLVLGGSHGRESATAKGVTICIKEAAKKKGIPLKGAKVVVQGFGNAGSYLAKFMHEAGAKVVGISDAYGGLYDPDGLDVDYLLDRRDSFGTVTKLFNDTISNKDLLELDCDILVPAAIENQITKENAHQIRAQIVVEAANGPTTLEATKILSDRDILLVPDVLASAGGVTVSYFEWVQNNQGFYWTEKEVEEKLEALMVKSFNNIHEMAKNRRIDMRLAAYMVGVRKMAEASRFRGWI; via the coding sequence ATGGTAACCGTTCAAAACACAGGCCAAGCAGAAGAAGATCAAGATGATGTGTTGAAATCTACTCAAACGGTGATACATAAGGCCTTAAATAAATTAGGGTATCCTGATGAAATGTATGAATTATTAAAAGAACCTCTCAGACTGTTAACGGTTAAAATACCGGTTCGAATGGATGATGGTTCTGTGAAGATATTCACAGGCTACAGGGCTCAGCATAACGATGCGGTTGGGCCGACAAAAGGCGGTATTCGTTTTCACCCGAATGTAACTGAAAAAGAAGTTAAAGCGCTTTCGATCTGGATGAGCTTAAAGTGCGGCATCGTCGATCTTCCATATGGCGGTGGAAAAGGCGGGATCGTTTGTGATCCGAGAGACATGTCCTTTAGGGAATTGGAACGTCTGAGCAGAGGATACGTTCGCGCGATAAGCCAAATCGTCGGTCCTACGAAGGACGTCCCTGCTCCGGACGTATTTACTAATTCACAAATTATGGCGTGGATGATGGATGAATATTCAAGAATCGATGAGTTTAACTCACCTGGATTTATTACCGGGAAGCCGCTCGTATTAGGCGGGTCCCATGGCAGGGAATCTGCGACTGCCAAAGGCGTTACCATTTGTATAAAAGAAGCTGCAAAGAAAAAGGGGATACCGCTAAAAGGAGCAAAAGTCGTCGTCCAAGGCTTCGGCAATGCTGGCAGCTATCTAGCGAAATTTATGCACGAAGCAGGAGCAAAGGTTGTCGGTATTTCTGATGCGTATGGCGGACTTTATGATCCTGACGGCTTGGATGTTGATTATCTTCTTGATCGAAGAGACAGCTTCGGCACTGTGACAAAGCTGTTCAATGATACGATCAGCAATAAAGATTTGCTTGAATTGGATTGCGATATTCTTGTGCCTGCTGCGATTGAAAATCAAATCACGAAAGAAAATGCCCATCAGATCCGGGCACAAATTGTCGTAGAGGCAGCTAATGGACCAACGACGTTAGAAGCAACGAAAATCCTTTCTGATAGAGATATTCTGCTTGTGCCAGATGTTCTCGCAAGTGCAGGAGGAGTGACGGTTTCTTACTTTGAGTGGGTTCAAAACAATCAAGGCTTTTATTGGACGGAAAAAGAAGTTGAAGAAAAACTCGAAGCATTGATGGTCAAATCGTTTAACAATATTCATGAAATGGCGAAAAACCGCCGGATCGACATGCGTCTGGCTGCATATATGGTCGGAGTAAGAAAAATGGCTGAAGCCTCGCGTTTCAGGGGCTGGATTTAA
- a CDS encoding genetic competence negative regulator, producing the protein MRLERLNYNKIKIFLTLDDLTDRGLTKDDLWKDSFKVHQLFKDMMNEANVELGFEANGPIAVEVYSLQAQGMVVIVTKNQDTDHDDDDYDDDYIEMQVKLDENADVIYEFQTFEDVIQLSKSLHRMGINGGSVYQFNGIYFLCLDFFADNPVERIVAILAEYGSPATITIYRLEEYGNKIMDGNAVETIQMHFQ; encoded by the coding sequence ATGCGGCTTGAGCGTCTGAACTACAATAAGATTAAAATCTTTCTTACACTTGATGATCTGACTGACCGGGGGTTGACGAAAGACGACCTTTGGAAGGATTCATTTAAAGTCCATCAATTGTTTAAAGATATGATGAATGAAGCAAATGTAGAGCTCGGCTTTGAGGCGAATGGACCAATTGCAGTCGAAGTTTATTCTCTCCAGGCTCAAGGAATGGTTGTTATTGTCACCAAAAATCAAGATACAGATCATGATGATGACGATTATGATGATGATTATATTGAAATGCAGGTCAAACTTGATGAAAATGCTGACGTCATATATGAATTCCAGACATTCGAAGACGTCATTCAACTTTCCAAGAGTCTCCACAGAATGGGAATTAACGGAGGAAGTGTATACCAGTTTAATGGAATTTATTTTCTCTGCTTAGACTTTTTCGCCGATAATCCAGTCGAACGGATTGTTGCAATTCTGGCTGAGTACGGCAGTCCTGCAACGATTACTATTTATCGTCTAGAGGAATATGGAAACAAAATCATGGATGGAAATGCAGTAGAAACGATTCAAATGCATTTTCAGTGA
- a CDS encoding metallophosphoesterase, with amino-acid sequence MELLWAIALIIIAVSYFLYRKMFKLAKENRLIKNVFQIHKKDFTKQVNIFFISDIHQREISDEFINDIGKEKIDLVIIGGDLAEKNVPDSQIDDNLNKLSSLAKTLFVWGNNDYEVNQSFLFSVLKKYGITALRNESCIFKKEKQLINLVGIDDIKEGIPDYPKSIQGLDTNHFTLLISHNPKVHQQIEPNDGIDLILSGHTHGGQIRIGPIARYALGGTGKINSTDFLISNGYGTSKVPLRLSAPPEVHFIQCVPVYEKNDLWEEKQQ; translated from the coding sequence ATGGAGCTGCTGTGGGCTATTGCACTTATCATCATTGCAGTGAGTTATTTTCTATACAGAAAGATGTTTAAGCTTGCCAAAGAAAATCGATTGATTAAGAATGTCTTTCAGATCCATAAAAAAGACTTTACGAAGCAGGTAAACATCTTTTTTATATCAGATATTCATCAACGAGAGATCAGTGATGAATTCATTAATGACATCGGAAAAGAAAAAATAGACCTTGTAATCATCGGCGGAGATCTAGCTGAAAAAAATGTGCCTGATTCACAAATCGATGACAATTTAAACAAGCTCTCTTCATTGGCAAAAACTCTTTTTGTATGGGGAAATAACGACTATGAAGTAAATCAATCCTTTCTGTTTTCAGTCCTTAAAAAATACGGGATTACTGCTCTTCGTAATGAATCCTGCATTTTTAAGAAAGAAAAACAACTAATCAATCTTGTCGGTATTGACGATATAAAGGAAGGGATTCCGGATTACCCAAAATCGATACAAGGGCTTGATACCAATCATTTCACCTTGCTAATTTCCCACAATCCGAAGGTGCATCAACAGATAGAACCAAACGACGGGATCGACCTGATATTGAGCGGACATACCCATGGAGGCCAAATACGAATCGGTCCCATCGCCAGGTATGCATTAGGAGGAACAGGGAAAATTAATAGCACTGATTTTCTCATTAGCAATGGATACGGTACATCTAAGGTTCCGTTAAGGCTGTCAGCTCCGCCGGAAGTACATTTTATCCAGTGTGTTCCAGTTTATGAAAAAAATGATCTATGGGAAGAAAAGCAACAATAG